Genomic DNA from Bacteroides sp.:
GGAGGGGCAAGCTACTGTTTCAGCGCCGTCGGCAGGAATAACTACCACGGGATCTTCGATGGTGAAGGTGTAGTTCCAGGTGTACTGGACATCAGCACAGTCTTCGTAGGTGTAGGTAAATACAACATCACCGGCGCACTCGGGAATCATCGGATCAGAAACACCAATGAATTCGAGTTCACGACCGCAGTTATCTTCCAGGACGGGAGCAGCAGGAGCGATGACCTCGGAGGGGCAAGCTACAGTTGCAGCTCCGTCCTCAGGAATTTCAACTGTGGGGGGCAATATAGTTACTGTATGGACATAGTCCTGAGTATTGCCAGCACAGTCTTCATAGGTCCATGTGTAAGTTACTTCACCAAAACAATCGGGAACAGCGCTAACGACCGGTCCTGTAATATTAGTGATGGCATTCCCACAGAAGTCTAAAACTTCTGGTAATGCAGGCATCTCAATATCAGCAAAGCAGGCAACCTCATCAGTAGTTGGGTCTATCGGATCAAATCCCGGATACACGCCGAACACGGTTACCTCGTCGGAATCGGTAGCCATGGAACCATTATAATAACCGGTGGCGGTTACCATATTATATACCTCAGGTGCACAGTCAACATCGCAGATATCTCCTTCAACAACCGAATAGAAGGTACTGAAGGATTCAGATGCGCCAACCGGCAGCGAGGCAATGGTTTGGTTCAGCCCGGTCAGGGGATCAACCACAGTAACATCGGTCATATCCCACATGCCGGTATTGGTTACTACAATGGCATACTCAATCACGTCACCCACTTCGTCAAAAGTGGTGGTTAGGGCGGTTTTCTCCACGTCAATGTCGGGAATACAGGCAGGACCGGGAATCTCATAATAACATTCAGATTGACCGGCCTTAACAGCGGCTTCAACCGTTCCAACCGGCCACTCACCGCTGAGGGTGAGATAGTAGGTTTGGGTGACACCCGGATCCAGTCCGGAGTCCCATTTCAAGCCGTAAACCCCTGTTGTAGGGTCTGTTCCACAGGTGGTAATTCCGGGCCCGGCATCCACAACATAGGAGCAGGGCACACAGAGTGCGATCACCCAGTGGCTGAGTGCAGGTGGGCCGCCTCCGAGAATGGTGTACGTAAACGTTGTGTTCGTACCATCGTAGACTGCCCCCTGGAACGTAATGATATGCGAATCGCATCCTGTAGACAGGCTGATAATGCCATCATTTTGCTGAACAGGCCTTTCAAGGCTGATATTCTGTGCCTGGGCCGAAACTGCAAACATCATGATGACAAGAAACATCAGCAAACTGCTACATCGTTCTTGCAGGTTCTTGTACATGTTTTTCATTCATTAAAAGTTTTAATTAACAACACTTTGTTTTAAACACATTCGTAATCTTATTCATTTTTCTTGAATGGGGAGGTGCTTCATAGGCTTCAGGTTGGTTAAACATTTCTTTTATAATAAGTTTCGCCTGAAACCTTCCGTCTATCCGGGGAGTTTTCAGACATTATTAACAAATTGTTAACAGCAAATGCCAACAAAAATTAAAATACTATCGATAAAGCTATTAAAAGCCCCAATGCCTGTCAATTGGGAATTATCCTTAAATAGAGATTGGGATAAAATGCAGGTAGTATTGGTAAAAACCCTAGTATAAATTTCACGAATAACCAAGGATGTTTTTTTAATTTTCTCCTGTCTTTTTTTTCTTAATCATTCAAAGAAAAATATAATAAATAGATATATAAATAAATGAATATAAAATTTATAAATAGTTTATAATAAATGTTTTAAATAAATTTAGTTTGTAATTTTTCTTTTTTTTATCCGGATATGTAAAGGATGTTTCAATGGTGTAAAATCGATTTAAATTAAAAAAATACAGCCAATTTACCGTATAAAAATTATACAAAAAAAGGGGGTTTTTTACCCCCTTAAAATACTCCAAAAATGAAAAAAAAAAAATCATTTTTTTTCAGGGACCCTAACAAAAGCTCTTTCAGTTATTTCTAAAGCAGTCGTTAAAGTGCTTAAATCTTTGAATAACTCCCCAGTTTTACCCGACCAATGACTATGGCCGATCGCTTTCATTTCATATTCGGAAGTTCCTGAGTCCAAGTCGATCACAGCCTCGTATACAATGGCGGGCTGCGATGAGGTCATGTATTCGCTGTCGCCTGGAAAACGGTTGTTATACCAATGCTGGTTCCAGTCCCAGGGTTGGTTGATCTCGAGCAGCACCCTGAACTGGCGCCGGTTGGATTCAGGCAACTGGGTCTGCAATAAGAAATTTCCCTTAGGTGTTGGACCGGTCAGGGCGTCGGGCATCGGGTTCTGCTGCGAAGGGATATACAGGCCGTCCTCTGCCTGGATGCCGCGTTTATGACTCCAGTAGGGGAGGGTTGCCGGGCGGCGCACCGGGCCGGGCAGCCAGCGCCCTGTGGAGGGGTCGCCGCGCAGGTAAATTCCCTTAGCGATCGATTGCGCAACATACAGGGTCTGCACGTAATTCCCCTCAAGGTCTTCCACCCAGATGGCCATCAGGGGATGGTTGTGGTGGGGACCCCGTTCAAATTCCACTTCCAGGGGGTGCCCGTCGAGGTTCAACGAAGTAGTAATCACTTGCACTGGCTCAGGGCTCCTGTTGCGTTTCCACCAGGGCTTTTGATCACCGTAGGAACCATAGGGGCTTGCAGCAGTTAAGGTAAAAAATACCAGGCCAAGAGAAAGGGTAAACAGGGACCTGCTTTGCCTTAGGGTATGCTTGTTTTTGCTGAATGAATTCATAGCGCTTCAAGATTAAAATTCAAAAATGATCCCAATGGATGGCAGCACAGTGCCTGTAAGGTTTTCCAGGGTCTTTAACTGGTACCGATCAATGCCATCCTCACCGGTGATAATGATTGGGTTTCCGTTTTCATCTTCCTGCCGGGCCACATTTTCGGGCAACTCCGACTCAAAGTTATAAATGTTCTGAATATCCAGATAAACCATCAGCGACCACTTTTTGAGGAAGAACTGCTTGTCGATCCTCAGGTCGAGCTGATGGAAGCTGCGAAGGCGGTTCTGGTGGAACCTCGCATAATCGAAATAAGGGCCGTTTTGGGCATCCCAGGCATCCCTGATGCTCGACAGCTCCAGGTCGTAGGGCGTGTATGGAGCACCTCCTGAGAAGCGCCATTTCAGGCCGATTTCCCAGTTCTTTGGCAGGGGGCGCAGGGCGGTGAAAATCAGGATATGCCGGTTGTCCCATTTCGAAGGGATATAGCTGCCCTGGTTATCCTGAAACTCACTCCTGACAAAGGTATAGGAGAGGATCAGGTTGAATTGCTTAAAGTTTTCAGTGCGGAAGAACAACTCTGTTCCATAGGAGCGACCTTTCCCGATGCTGAGCACCTCTTCATCGCCAAACACGCCAAAGTCGCCTGACTGGCTGCCCAGGGCCACCGAATCGCGAACCGAGAAGGGGTATTTATCATACATTTTATAAAAGCCTTCAAAGGTGATCTTGCTGACACGGTTAGGAAGCCATTCAATGCCGCCTACCAGATGGTCAACCGAGATGTAGCGCAGGTCGTTGTTTTTGTTGACCAGCACCCCGTTGGGATCACGATAGCCCAAGGTAATATAGGCAGGCATCTGGAAGTAGCGCCCCACGTTCCCGTTGAGGAAAAGATTCTGGCGGAGCTGATAAGATGCCGAGAAGCGGGGAGAGATCTGATCGATGAGGTTCGACATACTGGCCGAATAGTTGTTGGCGTCGCTGCGAACCCCCAGGGAAAGCGTCAGGCGGTTGTCCACAAAGCTGCGGGTCACCTGCCCGAAGGCGCTCCATTTAAACAGGTCGTAGGCCGTTTGATTCTCCACAGAAATCAACTGGTCGTTGATAAATACCTTTTGTGAGATGTCGCCCAGGAATTTGGCATACTCTCCACCCAGACCCCAGTTTACGCGGTATTTATCGAGGGCCGTACTGCGTTCAAAACGAAACTTATTCTCAATCTCATCCGAAACGTAGTCAAGGCTGCGGGGCAGACTTTCGTCGTTGCCGGGATATTTGAAAGCGGTATTGCGCAACATGTTTCGGCTCAGCACAAAAAGGTCGGAGCCGTTGTCGCGGAAATGGCGGTAGGTGGCCCCCAGGGCGTAATTCCATTGCTCATTCACCGGCAGTGACTCCAGCAGGATGCGCTGCTCTTCGGTTTCGTTGGCGTTAAGGTTCAAAGTAAACTGGTCGATGGCGCCAAGCCCGATCACATTGAGTTCGGAGCGCTCACCGATGCGGGTGTTGGTCTTGAACTGGAAATCGTTGTATGTCGGCAGGAAGGGAAGCTCAAGCAAGGTGAAGAGGAACTGCAGGTAAGACCTTCGGGCCGAAACCACCATGGAGGTGTTTTTCGTCAGGGGCCCGTCGAGCGAAAGCGCCAGGTCGCTGGCGCCAATGGTGCCGCGCAGGTTCAGGCGGTCGCGGTTGCCATTGATCTGGCGGAACTCGAACACCGAACTCAATGCATTGCCACGGCTGGCAGGAAAAGCCCCGGAGTACATTTCTATCTCACGGATAAAATCCACGTTGATCATCCCCAATGGCCCTCCGCTGGCGCCCTGGGTGGTGAAGTGGTTGATGGTGGGTATCTCAATGCCATCGAGGAAGAAGCGGTTCTCGGAAGGGCCGCCCCCGCGAATGATCACGTCGTTGCGGAAAGCCGGGGTAAAGGCCACCCCGGGTAAGGACTGGATCACCTTTGAGATGTCGCGGTTGCTGCCAGGGCTGCGTTCAATTTCCTTGATGCCCAGGCGGCGAAGCGATACCGGGCTCTCATCTTTCCGCTGGAAGGGGGAAGCCCGCACTTCAACGGCTTCAAGCTGCACCTTGATCTCCTTCAGCGGGATCTCAATAAAAGCAGCCCTCGAATTACTCACCATAAACTCTTCAGTGACCTTGCTTTCGAAGCCCACTGAACTTACTGCAAGACGAACAAAGCCAGGCTCAACCCCTGTAAACAGGAAATTCCCGTCGAGGTCGCTGGTGCTGCCAATGTTTGTACCATATATAATAAGGTTGGTGAAGGGAAGTGGTTCGTTCGTGTCCTGGTTGAACACCCGGCCCCGGATGGTACCCTGCTGCCCGAAAGCCAGCACCCCCGAAAGAATTAGCACCAATACTACAGATATCTTTTGAAACATGCGATACATAGTTTAATCTTATGATTTTGCTATTGAAACAAATTTCCGGGAAAAAAGTTTTTTATCAAAATTAAAATATTCATTAAATAAAAAGGCCTGTAATATATTTGTAAGGATAAATAGACCATAAGTTTGATTCTCCAAAAACAGTTTTTCTATTCCAATCAAAACTGCAGGGCCTCCTTGTTCCGAATATTTCCCGGATAGCAGGGCATAACCCTAAATTTCAACAATTTTTCTAATTTTTTATTTTTGTTAATTCATTCTAAATCAGTAGTATAGCTATACCATGGAAATAGTTAATACGGAGTTAATACGGAGTTTATTCGGTTTAAACCGAATAAACTCCGTATTAACCCTGACCTTGGTCTATTCCTGGAAGCTTTTTCCTCAAGAAGAAGAAAGGGGAGGAGCCGGGGAAAATTCAGGAGTTGTTAAATTCAATTAATTATCGGGAAAAAGGGAAATGCTAGTGCAGTTATCTTTCTACAGGAATTATTACTTTTGAAAAAACAATGGATTAAGGTAAACTTTCAATAATTGAAAGGCAAATGGAAACCCTGACCCTGACGACGCCTGCCTTGCTGTTCTCCGCCATTTCGCTGTTGCTGCTGGCCTATACCAATCGTTTCCTGGCCATTGCCAACCTGGTGCGGGGTCTGCACGCCCGCTACAAGGAAAGCCCCAGCCAGATATTGTTTGGGCAGATCGCCAACCTGAAAAAGCGCATCAACCTGATCCGCAGCATGCAGATCTATGGGCTGGCCAGCCTGTTGTTGTGTGTGGCCTGCATGTTCCTGGTCTATGTTGAATGGCAGATGGTGGCCGAGATCATTTTCGGCATTGCCCTGGTGCTTCTCATCATCAGCCTGGGTATCAGTATCTGGGAGATCAACATCAGCGTGAAAGCCCTCAACCTGCACATCAGCGACCTGGAGGATACCAACAGGCTGTAGGGTGGCATTCACCGACCTGGGGGTGCCATTGACCGATCGCCTCTTGCAGGATTTTTCCGGCCGGGATAATTTTGTGTCAGATTATTCATTGTATCACAAAAAAAAATGCAATCATGGATTCTTCAAACAAAAAACGGGCGCTGATTGGCCTTATTTTCATCGCACTGGGTGCAGCCTTGCTGGTCAGCCTTTTCAACATTTCAATTTTTGGTTTTTACCTGCCCCGCATTGTCTTCTCGTGGCCATTGATCCTGATCCTCCTTGGGATTATTTTTATGGTCAACGACAAGAATCGCTCCACCGGGGTGATCCTGTTCGCCATTGGGACTTTTTTCCTGGTCAGGAATCATTTTGACCTGGACTGGGTGTTTATGATGAAAATCCTGATCCCTGCCGTTTTAGTGGTGATCGGTATTACGATGTTATTTCCACGAGCCCACCGGAGAAAAAACCCGGTAATGGGTTCTGCAGAGGACAAGTCGAACCTTTTGGATGATGTCAACGTTTTCAGTGGCGGCAACAAAAACATTACTTCCGATACTTTCCAGGGAGGCCAGGTGACCTGTGTTTTCGGGGGCTCTGAACTGAATTTCAGGCAGTCCACGCTGGCTCCCGGCGAGAATATCCTGGATGTGACCTGTATCTTTGGGGGCTGCACCTTATTTGTCCCCGAGGACTGGACCATCAAGGTAGAAGCCACAGCAATCTTTGGCGGGTTCTCGGATGAGCGCTCCAAGCGGAACCCCCACCTGGTAAGCGACCCCACAAAAGTATTGACCATAAGGGGCTTCGTCCTCTTTGGAGGCGGTGAAATCAAGCTGGCCTGATCGCGATGAAGGACTTTATCCTGAACGATAAAAGATTTCTTGCCTATTACCTGGGCCTGTGGCTGATGTCAGCCACAGGCCTTTTCCTGGTTTTGCGAAGGGTTACGGATTGGCCGATTGATGTGATGGTCATCGACAGCCTGTGCAGTACGCTCTCGTTCTTTGTCATTTTCCTGGCCTTGTGGTATGTGGTCAGGTTTGCCGGGGGCTATTCGGAGAAAAGCCCTGAGAAAATTCTCACTACCTTACTGGCTGCATTGGTGTTGCTGGGGGTTTGGGTGTACTTTTCAATCAGCCTGACCAGCCTGTGTACGGGTTTTGTTAATGGCTACAATGACTTTATCAGGGAAACCCTGTGGGTCCGGGCGCTGACAGGCTATCTTTTCGCCACGATCATCAACCTCCTGTTCTATAATTTTTACCTGATCCGTTACAGCCGCGAGGCCAGGGACCGGGAAAACCAGCTGAAGGAGCTGGTGCAGCGCACCGAATTGCAGGCCCTGAAGAACCAGTTAAATCCACATTTTATTTACAACAGCCTGAACTCGATCAGTAGCCTGACACTGACGGCACCCGACAAGGCCCGTGAGATGGTCATGCGCCTGAGTGACTTCCTGCGCTATGCCCTCAAGCAAGATGCCATGCAAATGGTTCCTTTGGAAAAAGAGCTGGAGAACATTGAATCTTACCTGCAGATCGAAAGGGTGCGGTTTGGAAAAAAACTGGTGTATTTCCTGCAGGTCCATCCTGACTTTAAACGCCAAAGCCTCCCCGTGATGATTCTCCAGCCCTTGTTTGAGAATGCCGTGAAGCATGGGGTTCAGAAGAGCGCAGGGCCGGTAGAGATTAGGTTCCTGGCAGAACACGCGGGTGAGGATGTAAAATTAAGGGTTACCAATGTTTACGACCAGCAGTTTGCCCGCTTCCGATCGGAAGGGGTTGGCCTTGAAAATATCCGTAACCGGTTGAGGCTTATTTTTGGAAACGGGAATTTATTGTCGATCAAGGCAGAAGACGGGCTCTTTACGGCCACCCTGACACTGCCCAGAAAAGAATATGATGAAAAAGCATAAAGCCCTGATCATTGAAGACGAACAGCCTGCCCGCGACCTGCTGAAGGAGTTCCTGAAGGATTTTGAAAACATTGAACTGCTAGGTGAGTATGCGGATGGTTTTGAGGGTCTGAAGGCCATCAATCGCATGAAGCCCGACCTGATCTTCCTCGACATCCAGATGCCTCGCATCAATGGCTTTGAGATGCTTGAACTGGTGGACGAGGAAAACCTACCGCTGGTGATTTTCACCACCGCCTATGACCAATACGCTTTAAAGGCCTTTGAGTTCAATGCCCTCGATTATTTGCTGAAGCCCATTTTTGCCGGGCGTTTTCAGGTAGCGGTGAACAAGGCCCTGCAGAGCCTGGACGCTGGGAACCCCAAGCGCGAACAGCTGAACCAGGCGCTGAACAGCCGGATGGATTCCGGTGGCTTTCTTGACCGGATCGTGCTGCGCTCGGGCGAAGGGGTGCAGGTAATCGCCGAAGAAGATATTTTTTACCTGGAAGCCCAGGATGACTATGTACTGATCGCCACCCGCGGGGAAGAGTTTCTGAAAAAGAAAACCCTGAAATATTTTGAGGATCATCTTGACCCTACTTTTTTCGTGCGCGTGCACCGCTCATACATTGTCCGCCTCGATGCCATTCAGAAAATTGAACCTTACTCAAAGGACGCATACCTGGCCCAGCTCAAAAACGGAAGGAAAATTTCGGTGAGCAAAAGCGGCTACAGCAGCCTGCGACAACGGTTGTCGTTTTGAGCCTTCAGAATTTCCGAAAAGGAACTGTTTTTGAGATCATAAAAATTGCGGGGAAACGTTAAAAAATGTTACCTTTGCAAATTGTTTAGGCAAATTTGCGTTCTTTGCGCCTGAAACCTTAATCCTGCAATAGATTCATGTTTAAAAACATAGGAATTCGCTCTCTTTTTGTGATCGTTGTTTTGTTGCTTTTTGGCACCTCCTGCAGTAAATATCAGAAGCTGCTCAAGAGCACGGATAATAATTTGAAACTTGAAAAAGCCATTGAATATTACGAAAAGGAGGATTATCACCGGGCCATAGGGCTGTTCACAGATGTGATTCCCGTTTTCAGGGGCACGCAACGGGCTGAAGAGATCAATTATTATTATGCCCTGGCGCATTACAAGATCAAGGATTACGTAATGGCAAGCCATTACTTTAAGACTTTCACGCAGGCCTATCCAATGAATGAACATTCGGAGGAATTCCTGTTTCTTGCTGCCTATTGCAAATACCTGGATTCGCCACGTTCAAGTCTTGACCAGACCACTACCATGGAAGCCATCACTGAATTCCAGATCTTTATCAACCGTTATCCGGCCAGCCCCAAAGTAGAAGAGGCCAACCAGCTGATCGACGAGTTGAGGAGAAAGCAGGAAAAGAAAGTCTATGACCTGGCCAAGTTGTATTATGACCTGACGGATTACGTGGCCGCCGCCACAACCTATAAGGTATTGATTCGTGATTATCCGGATACTGAATTCCGGGAAGAGGCCCTTTTCGGCATTGTCCGGGCCAATTATGAATATGCCAGGCAGAGTGTTCCGCAAAGGCAGGTGGAAAGATATAATGAGGTTTTAGCCGCCCACGAACGGCTGCTCAGGCAATTTCCCGATAGCCAATACCTTGAGCAGGCAGGGCTTTACCGTGATATTGCCCAAAGCGAGATCGCACGCCTGACACCAGAAGAAGAAATCACTGAAAACAAATAAACAGAAGATGGATTACAAAAAAGTAAAAGCTGAAAGTACCACAGTGACCCGCGACCTGAGGCAATTTGACAAGGAAAACGGGAACATTTATCAAACAGTGGTCATTATATCAAAGCGAGCAAACCAGATTGGCCTTGAGATGAAGGAAGAACTCAATGGCAAGCTGGAGGAGTTTGCCACTTCGACTGATAACCTGGAAGAAATTTTTGAGAACAGGGAACAGATCGAGATCGCACGCTTCTACGAGCAGTTGCCCAAACCTTCGCTCATTTCCATCAGTGAATATGAGAATGGTAACGTTTATTTCCGGGTTCCTGAAGAAGAGCCGAAGAAGTAAATTGAACATAAAAAAAAACCTGCCTGTCGCCGTACTCCGGTTGGGCAGGTTTTTTTTATCTTTACGGCCAGGGAAAAACGGGAGATCCTTAAAATTTGTCCAGTCAACAATAATATGTAAGGATTTTTTCGTTTTAATTCAAAACCCGTTTCAAGCCAGTGTCATGTTCTCCTGACCTGGCCGGGAAGGGTGAAAAATGGAATGAACATGAAGAAAATATTGATCCCGGTCCTTGTTTTGGTTTTTGGTTTTTCTTCCCCCGTGCTGAAGGCACAGGAGATGAATTGCATGGTCTCGATCAGCACGCCCGGGCTGTCGGAAACCGACAGGCTGATTATGCAAACCCTTCAGGCCGACATTTATGAGTTTGTGAATCAGCGCAACTGGACCGAATATCAGTTCAATACGCAGGAACGCATCGAGGCCTCTATTATGATCACCATTAACGAGCGCCTTGGCGATGAATACAAGGGCACCATCCAAATACAATCGCGGCGCCCGGTGTTTAACACTTCGTATGACACCCCGCTGTTCAATCACCAGGACAGGGACGTGCACTTCCGTTACCTGGAAAACCAACCTCTGGAATATGCCGACAATACCTTTACTTCGAACCTGACCTCTCTGGTGGCCTTTTATGTTTATGTTATCCTGGGTTTTGACTTTGACTCGTTTGCGCCTTACGGCGGAAATCCATATTTTGAGCGGGCACAGAACATCGTCAACCTGGCCCAGAACGCCCAGGAAAGGGGATGGAAATCGTTTGAGAGCCAGCGCAACCGCTACTGGCTGATGGAGAATATTTTCAATACCACTTACAGGCCCATTCGCGAGGCAGTATATACTTACCACAGGCTGGGGTTTGACACCATGACAGACAATATGGAGAACGCCCGTGCGCAGGTGGTTATCGCCCTCGAGATGCTGCAGCGCGCCCACCGCGAGCGCCCCGGAAGTTTCCTGATGCAGATTGTGATGACTGCCAAAAGCGATGAACTGGTCAACCTGTTTACGGAAGCCAACCCTATGGATCGAAATAAAGCTATACAGATCCTTACGGAGATTGACCCTTCCAACAGTTCCAAATACAGGCGGATGACCCAGGGTACTGAAGCACAGTCCCGTTAAACGCTTGCTTAATCTTTTCTTTTTCGTTTGCTAAAGTTTCTTAACTTTGGGCCGTTAATTTTTTCCTGTATGCTAAAGCACCTGCTGGTAGAAAATTATGCCCTGATCGAGAAGCTGGACCTGACCTTCGGGAAAGGGTTTACGGTGATCACAGGAGAGACCGGTGCAGGGAAATCCATCATGTTGGGAGCCCTGGCGCTCATCCTGGGTCAGCGCGCCGACACCCAGGTGTTGATGCATCACGACCGCAAGTGCATTGTGGAAGGAACCTTTGACCTGACCAGCCTGTCCATATCCGATCTTTTTGACAAGCATCAGCTCGACTATGATAACCTGAGTTGTTTCCGCCGTGAGATTACCCCCCAGGGCAAATCCAGGGCGTTCATCAACGATACACCCGTTACCCTGTCGGTCATGAAGGAAATGGCCGAACGCCTGATCGATATTCATTCGCAACATCAGACCCTGCTGCTTGGGGAATCCTCTTTTCAGGTTGATGTGGTAGACAGTTTTGCAGGGCATTTTGAGGTGGTAGGGGCTTTCCGTCAGGCATACAGAACCTGGCAGCAGCGCCTGTCCTTGCTGGAAGAAATGGAAGAGCGCGAAAAACGATCGCGTGCTGACCTCGATTATTTTCGTTTTCAGTATGACGAACTGGAAAAGGCCCGCTTAAGCGCCGAAGAATATGAAAGCCTGGAAGGAAACCTCAGGGTCCTTCATCATGCGGAAGAGATCAGGTTAAACCTTGAGAAAGCTTTGTTTGTGCTCGAACAATCGGAAACCAATGTTCTTTCAGGCCTGAATGAGTTGCTCCAGCTACTGAAACCGCTTGCGCGCCTCAATGAAACGTACGGGCACCTCCTTTCGCGTTTTGAATCCGTACAAATTGAAGTCAAGGACCTTAAAACCGAACTGGAAGACCAGTCGGAAAGGGTGGTGCACGATCCGGCGAGGACGCTTGAACTGGAGCAGCGTATCGATTTGCTCAACAAATTGCTGTTAAAGCACAATGCTGCCCATATGGAGGAGCTGATCCAGGTTCGGGAGGATTTCCTGGAGAAAATCAGGACTATCGATTCGCTGGAAGACGAAATTAAAAAACTGGCAGCGGAAGCCAGTAGTATGGAAGAAAAGCTGAAAGATATGGCCAGGGGGATCTCGCGGAAGAGAAAAGGTTCGATTCCTGAGATTGAAAGGGAAGTGACCCAGATGTTGCACCAGCTGGGGATGCCTGGGGCCAGGTTTAAGGTTTCTCACCAGGAACTTCCTGTCCTGGGCCCCAATGGCCAGGATCAGCTATCGTTCCTGTTCAGTGCGAATCCGGGAGGTGAGCCCCGTGAAATAGCCCGGGTGGCCTCCGGAGGCGAGTTGTCGCGACTTATGCTTAGCGTGAAGTCGATGATCTCTAAAAGGAACTTATTGCCCACCATCATCTTCGATGAGATCGATGCAGGCATCTCAGGTGAGACAGCCACACGCGTGGCCAATATCCTTGAAAACATTTCAAAGAAGATGCAGGTAATCGCCATCACGCACCTTCCGCAGATTGCCTCAAGAGGGGAATCGCACTTGCTGGTATACAAGATCATTGAGGGTGGGCGTGCCCGCACCGAGATCAAAAACATAAAGGACCAGGACCGCATCCTGGAGATCGCCAAAATGCTGGGCGGCGAAAAACCCACCGAGGTGATGCTTGCCACAGCTCGCGAACTTATTATTAATGCAGTTAGAAATTAAAACAAACCAATATGTCCTTACAATTGCTTAAAGGAAAGAGAGGCATTATTTTCGGTGCTCTTGATGAAAATTCCATTGCCTGGAAAGTGGCAGAAAAAGCTTATGAGCACGGTGCCACCATGGTATTGACCAATGCCCCCATCGCCCTTCGCAAGGGGGATATTTTCCGGCTTGGTGAGAAGATCAAGGCGGAAGTTATCTCTGCAGATATTACCCAGGTGGATGAGCTTGAGAGCCTGCTTCAGGAAAGCATGAACATCCTTGGGGGGAAAATC
This window encodes:
- a CDS encoding DUF4835 family protein, with the protein product MKKILIPVLVLVFGFSSPVLKAQEMNCMVSISTPGLSETDRLIMQTLQADIYEFVNQRNWTEYQFNTQERIEASIMITINERLGDEYKGTIQIQSRRPVFNTSYDTPLFNHQDRDVHFRYLENQPLEYADNTFTSNLTSLVAFYVYVILGFDFDSFAPYGGNPYFERAQNIVNLAQNAQERGWKSFESQRNRYWLMENIFNTTYRPIREAVYTYHRLGFDTMTDNMENARAQVVIALEMLQRAHRERPGSFLMQIVMTAKSDELVNLFTEANPMDRNKAIQILTEIDPSNSSKYRRMTQGTEAQSR
- the recN gene encoding DNA repair protein RecN; amino-acid sequence: MLKHLLVENYALIEKLDLTFGKGFTVITGETGAGKSIMLGALALILGQRADTQVLMHHDRKCIVEGTFDLTSLSISDLFDKHQLDYDNLSCFRREITPQGKSRAFINDTPVTLSVMKEMAERLIDIHSQHQTLLLGESSFQVDVVDSFAGHFEVVGAFRQAYRTWQQRLSLLEEMEEREKRSRADLDYFRFQYDELEKARLSAEEYESLEGNLRVLHHAEEIRLNLEKALFVLEQSETNVLSGLNELLQLLKPLARLNETYGHLLSRFESVQIEVKDLKTELEDQSERVVHDPARTLELEQRIDLLNKLLLKHNAAHMEELIQVREDFLEKIRTIDSLEDEIKKLAAEASSMEEKLKDMARGISRKRKGSIPEIEREVTQMLHQLGMPGARFKVSHQELPVLGPNGQDQLSFLFSANPGGEPREIARVASGGELSRLMLSVKSMISKRNLLPTIIFDEIDAGISGETATRVANILENISKKMQVIAITHLPQIASRGESHLLVYKIIEGGRARTEIKNIKDQDRILEIAKMLGGEKPTEVMLATARELIINAVRN
- a CDS encoding SDR family oxidoreductase, with product MSLQLLKGKRGIIFGALDENSIAWKVAEKAYEHGATMVLTNAPIALRKGDIFRLGEKIKAEVISADITQVDELESLLQESMNILGGKIDFILHSVGMSPNVRKGLHYTDLDYNYMNKTLDVSAISFHKVLQVAYK